A single window of Chloracidobacterium thermophilum B DNA harbors:
- the dnaN gene encoding DNA polymerase III subunit beta has protein sequence MEFSVAKADLLKELSFLNNVVEKKTTIPILSNILLSGEAGSAPAGNVLTLAGTDLDATLKTSCPAAIRHSGTALLPARRLFDIVRNLPDADIHFKSDGSGNMTITCERSRFRLFSPAPEGYPALPEIPALPLSVSSGILRTMIPRVLFATSQEESRYQLNGVQMVVDSAAADESQAALLRMVATDGHRLALIERPGCVQLNAGAPVEKSKVEKGKTRISFLIPKKTMAEIVRLAADTTATEIAFGQDDRHVFFQIGGRTFASRLLAGQFPNYEGVMPKSNDKIIVFETDLLVAALKRVGVVADETTHAVKLHATEGRVEITSQSPESGEAVETLSVDYPGPSMTITFNVGYLMDFLAVAHSTQTRFEFKDEITQIQLRPVDGDGYDYRYVVMPMRA, from the coding sequence ACCATTCCCATCCTATCCAACATTCTCCTGAGTGGGGAAGCGGGCAGCGCACCAGCGGGCAATGTGCTGACTCTTGCGGGAACGGACCTTGACGCCACGCTGAAAACCTCCTGTCCGGCGGCCATCAGGCATAGCGGCACCGCGTTGCTGCCGGCGCGGCGGCTGTTTGACATCGTACGCAACCTGCCGGATGCCGACATCCACTTCAAAAGTGACGGAAGCGGGAACATGACCATCACCTGCGAGCGCTCCCGGTTCCGGCTGTTCAGCCCGGCGCCGGAGGGGTATCCCGCCCTGCCGGAAATACCGGCGCTGCCGCTTTCGGTTTCGTCCGGCATTCTGCGCACGATGATTCCGCGCGTGCTTTTTGCGACTTCCCAGGAAGAATCGCGCTACCAGCTCAACGGGGTGCAGATGGTGGTGGACAGCGCCGCCGCTGATGAGTCCCAGGCTGCTCTGTTGCGCATGGTGGCCACAGACGGACACCGGCTGGCGTTGATTGAGCGGCCCGGTTGTGTCCAGCTCAATGCCGGTGCTCCGGTAGAGAAGAGCAAGGTGGAGAAGGGCAAAACGCGCATCAGCTTCCTGATTCCCAAAAAGACCATGGCCGAAATCGTGCGGCTGGCAGCCGACACGACAGCCACGGAGATTGCTTTTGGTCAGGACGATCGCCATGTGTTCTTTCAGATCGGGGGGCGCACGTTTGCCTCGCGGCTGTTGGCGGGGCAGTTTCCCAACTACGAGGGCGTTATGCCCAAGAGCAATGACAAGATCATTGTTTTTGAGACCGATCTGCTCGTGGCGGCGCTCAAACGGGTTGGGGTCGTCGCCGATGAAACAACCCACGCCGTCAAACTCCACGCTACGGAAGGACGGGTCGAAATTACGTCCCAGTCACCGGAGTCGGGCGAAGCCGTCGAAACCCTGAGCGTGGATTATCCCGGCCCTTCGATGACAATCACCTTCAATGTGGGCTACCTGATGGATTTTCTCGCCGTAGCCCATAGCACGCAGACGCGCTTCGAGTTCAAGGACGAAATCACCCAGATACAGCTCCGCCCGGTGGACGGCGACGGATACGACTACCGCTATGTCGTCATGCCGATGCGGGCTTAG
- the csb2 gene encoding type I-G CRISPR-associated protein Csb2: MSVVILRQEFPLGRFHATPWRVNPFDDPYGEWPPSPWRLVRAVTARWYQWVREEGKTPDLEQLKRLQGALCKSTYRFYLPLEARKGNPLRQYQPTEFGWHPAEKRKPGKREYGRSLVQDNYWCVPPEASVWWFIEGNDWNDELKSVLEKCLERITYFGRAETLTRIRPVEQSGEIKANCQLTEQRTAGTVPVLVPCAEATREDIERTTDDPLAAKQTIPPGARWLYAKRPNPPASREHRRVPERRLECHLMQFAIGWNVAPERRAIVRLTARFRGAVIRELLLLKTKDASSSWTKTSRDVRESVADMIGKNADGEPLNGHCHTEFLVWCEDGQPTRLLVWRGSRAFDAEEQEAILLAAKRDVSWAAAGPDSDEWKVRLVPLDQAVPPPPGFDGQPSKVWESVTPYVPPRHYLRSGKVRAGESIAEQICREVRKREIAQDVQVDLLGTPQWVAVHVPPRKATERTFIGDRRGQMVRLRFDKLVVGPIRLGHSSSFGLGLFRPVEEPR; encoded by the coding sequence ATGAGTGTAGTCATCCTTCGACAGGAATTCCCACTTGGGCGCTTTCACGCCACGCCTTGGCGCGTGAACCCGTTTGACGATCCCTATGGCGAGTGGCCCCCAAGTCCGTGGCGACTGGTGCGCGCTGTCACGGCGCGCTGGTATCAGTGGGTGCGCGAAGAGGGAAAGACGCCTGACCTCGAGCAACTCAAGAGGCTTCAGGGTGCGCTGTGCAAGAGTACCTACAGGTTCTACCTACCGCTCGAAGCGCGGAAGGGAAACCCTCTGAGGCAGTACCAACCGACCGAGTTTGGTTGGCACCCCGCTGAAAAGAGGAAGCCGGGAAAGCGCGAATACGGACGCAGTCTCGTCCAAGACAACTACTGGTGCGTGCCGCCCGAGGCTTCCGTGTGGTGGTTCATCGAGGGCAATGACTGGAACGACGAGCTGAAGTCAGTGCTTGAGAAATGCCTCGAACGAATCACCTACTTTGGGCGTGCCGAGACGCTCACGCGCATTCGCCCAGTAGAACAGTCTGGCGAGATTAAGGCCAACTGCCAACTCACTGAGCAACGAACGGCTGGCACAGTACCCGTGCTGGTACCATGCGCGGAAGCCACCCGTGAGGACATCGAGCGTACGACCGATGACCCCTTAGCCGCAAAGCAAACAATTCCGCCCGGCGCGCGGTGGCTCTACGCGAAGCGACCCAATCCTCCCGCGTCCCGCGAGCACCGGCGCGTGCCGGAACGGCGCCTGGAGTGTCATCTGATGCAGTTCGCCATTGGCTGGAACGTGGCGCCGGAACGTCGCGCTATCGTGCGACTTACAGCGCGGTTTCGCGGGGCTGTGATCCGTGAGTTGCTCTTGCTGAAAACGAAGGATGCTTCGTCTAGCTGGACGAAAACCAGTCGCGACGTGCGCGAGTCGGTCGCCGACATGATCGGCAAAAACGCTGACGGCGAGCCACTGAATGGCCATTGCCACACGGAGTTCCTGGTGTGGTGCGAGGACGGCCAGCCGACGCGCCTCCTCGTCTGGCGTGGCTCGCGTGCGTTCGATGCCGAGGAGCAGGAGGCAATTCTGCTCGCTGCCAAACGCGATGTGTCTTGGGCTGCGGCTGGTCCAGACTCTGACGAATGGAAGGTGCGGCTTGTTCCACTTGATCAAGCGGTGCCGCCGCCACCGGGCTTCGACGGCCAACCATCAAAGGTTTGGGAGTCAGTAACACCGTACGTCCCTCCGCGCCATTATCTTCGTAGCGGCAAGGTGCGTGCGGGTGAGTCAATCGCCGAACAGATTTGCCGGGAGGTTCGGAAGCGAGAGATTGCACAAGATGTCCAGGTTGATCTCTTGGGCACTCCACAATGGGTGGCTGTGCATGTACCCCCACGGAAGGCAACCGAACGCACATTCATCGGAGATCGCCGAGGTCAAATGGTTCGGTTGCGGTTCGACAAACTGGTAGTCGGTCCCATCCGCCTTGGACACTCCAGCAGCTTCGGCCTGGGGCTATTCCGCCCTGTTGAGGAACCCAGGTAA
- a CDS encoding type I-G CRISPR-associated protein Cas7: MSEKELTPADVLEGESPLVLTATFEPIGSDRFQPAGFPEIGHVIYKAPRKDGTTENVCIVDSAASMANHLERVCLRGANDLELVDELSGMPYIRCVTGDFVDDKLPNDKRKVVVTSLTEGHRIASSYFLKGYELMPNGSKAAEPFKKDLCAKFGVVLPESSKAHPPPEQWWNVFKTIFELDPNSLVHGVLFPQWQIKIPRALTAHLEAFGAGRVDRSGVKFDRLGKTTSGQPIFAVDDVTAGSIRATFVLDISLIRSFGRMKKDGDKETQLGLSENQKKFLVALALWKIKKLTEDAFRFRSDCHLRCTALGSCCGQKVSIDVDIQKAINEAGFSDQPVTDVFWPREELYREGAPEANAASTSEGDENGSPDEDDSGAEEG; encoded by the coding sequence ATGTCTGAGAAAGAGCTCACACCCGCTGATGTTTTGGAGGGCGAGTCACCGCTCGTTCTGACTGCGACATTCGAACCGATTGGGAGCGACCGGTTCCAGCCTGCTGGGTTTCCCGAGATCGGCCACGTCATCTACAAGGCACCGCGCAAGGACGGCACTACCGAAAACGTCTGCATCGTGGACAGTGCGGCAAGTATGGCCAACCACCTCGAGAGGGTCTGCCTGCGTGGCGCGAACGATCTCGAGCTCGTCGATGAGCTCAGCGGGATGCCCTACATTCGCTGCGTCACCGGCGATTTCGTCGACGATAAGCTCCCGAACGACAAGCGCAAGGTCGTTGTGACCAGTCTCACCGAAGGCCACCGCATCGCTTCGTCCTACTTCCTGAAGGGCTATGAGCTGATGCCCAATGGCTCGAAGGCGGCCGAGCCGTTCAAGAAGGACCTCTGCGCCAAGTTTGGCGTCGTCTTGCCCGAAAGCTCCAAGGCGCACCCGCCGCCGGAGCAGTGGTGGAACGTCTTCAAGACGATCTTCGAGCTCGATCCGAACTCTCTCGTCCACGGCGTTCTGTTCCCGCAGTGGCAGATCAAAATCCCGCGTGCGCTTACAGCTCACTTGGAAGCATTCGGCGCAGGTCGTGTTGACCGCTCCGGCGTGAAGTTCGACCGCCTTGGGAAAACGACCTCCGGGCAGCCGATCTTTGCAGTTGATGACGTGACTGCGGGATCAATCCGCGCAACATTTGTGCTTGACATAAGCCTCATACGGTCGTTTGGGCGGATGAAGAAGGACGGCGACAAGGAGACGCAGCTCGGCCTCTCAGAGAATCAGAAGAAGTTCCTCGTTGCACTTGCGTTGTGGAAAATCAAAAAGCTCACTGAGGACGCCTTTCGCTTCCGGTCCGACTGCCACCTTCGCTGTACGGCACTCGGAAGCTGTTGTGGGCAGAAGGTCAGCATTGATGTTGACATCCAAAAAGCAATCAACGAGGCAGGCTTCAGTGACCAGCCCGTCACGGACGTCTTCTGGCCGCGTGAAGAGTTGTATCGGGAAGGTGCTCCTGAAGCGAATGCAGCCAGCACCTCTGAGGGCGATGAGAATGGCTCGCCAGACGAGGACGACAGTGGTGCCGAGGAGGGCTGA
- the cas8g1 gene encoding type I-G CRISPR-associated protein Cas8g1/Csx17 translates to MAAEVRLPTLALPGLSPDSLGNYLASLGLLRVLSRNWTRTRIAWLNGVLRVVGGPPTLDELLNELVRIADSRDWTRYNKKDEKKKEWSDAQKEGREAKSGTPLALWQAKAPESQLQLFAAHAVPHARVSFNPLLGSGGNAGRRDFAAGWKKAVEALANATREKKKDALRSWLLGQPVTWMVEGLAAGSWFSGATKLYNSGQSPAREGQITPWAMVLACEGLAFFAGGASRRLGARSARAVGAFPFITRPIAASAENEAERLLGEVWTPLWSRPMSLAEVGMLFSRGRAELRGRGALTPASFATAIRKRGVDAGVSEFLRFTLRRTTSSNTFEPRLEARFLLGADARGDGKAVATALDCTTALIEQRGFPKDGKQGRGGAPTLEVLEIEQRGFPRDGKRFVGLRGPIEYALLGVASEPNRSEAGIALLDAVVRALDRIDRNRSFREAKVRWEPLPLEWLPSLFANEQPGVEARLALSLVSAFPPTLPFAAFRFGVQWTREQNGKYEYDWTTEPEQFEHSKVAPAHWVWGPGELARVLGSVLSRRLLEEAARDGTNTKRPQGRAPLPATTSQIRQWLTGEIDELLFATWLSRLALFNWRSIPEEVRTRIPKEGNKPRADGELALLGLFQPLIDWRSLIVRDLAPNDLLSKETGARTTEAARALVMLIRAGNIDAAVRLAGSRYAVAGAHLASFNVPFATHDPDRLAAALLFPLSTYDRTTLFTRWLRPRRQPKGEAHV, encoded by the coding sequence ATGGCTGCTGAGGTTCGGCTTCCCACGTTGGCGCTGCCCGGTCTGTCACCTGACAGCCTCGGCAATTACTTAGCGTCACTTGGTCTTTTGCGGGTGCTGTCCCGGAATTGGACGAGAACGCGGATCGCTTGGCTCAATGGGGTGCTGCGGGTGGTCGGCGGCCCGCCAACGCTCGATGAATTGCTCAACGAACTGGTGCGGATCGCAGATAGCCGCGATTGGACCCGGTACAACAAGAAGGACGAGAAGAAGAAGGAGTGGTCTGATGCGCAGAAGGAGGGCAGGGAGGCCAAATCGGGCACACCACTCGCCCTCTGGCAGGCAAAGGCACCCGAGTCCCAGCTCCAGTTGTTCGCTGCCCACGCCGTACCCCACGCTCGCGTAAGCTTCAATCCGCTTCTTGGCAGCGGCGGCAATGCGGGGCGACGTGACTTTGCAGCAGGCTGGAAGAAAGCTGTCGAAGCCCTCGCGAATGCAACGCGAGAAAAGAAGAAGGATGCACTTCGGTCGTGGCTCCTCGGCCAGCCCGTTACTTGGATGGTCGAGGGGCTGGCCGCAGGCTCGTGGTTCAGCGGAGCAACGAAACTCTACAACAGCGGTCAGTCACCTGCGCGTGAGGGACAAATCACTCCGTGGGCCATGGTTCTTGCCTGCGAAGGCCTGGCCTTTTTCGCGGGCGGCGCGTCTCGACGGCTCGGTGCTCGATCGGCGCGCGCCGTCGGCGCCTTCCCCTTTATCACCCGGCCTATCGCTGCGAGTGCTGAGAACGAGGCAGAACGACTTCTTGGTGAGGTATGGACTCCACTGTGGAGCCGACCGATGTCGCTTGCTGAGGTGGGGATGCTGTTCTCACGTGGACGCGCTGAACTGCGTGGTCGCGGTGCGCTCACGCCTGCCTCATTTGCGACGGCCATCCGAAAGCGAGGCGTAGATGCTGGTGTCAGCGAGTTCCTCCGTTTCACACTAAGGCGTACGACCAGCTCGAATACGTTCGAGCCCCGACTGGAGGCACGTTTCTTGCTCGGCGCTGATGCAAGAGGGGATGGCAAGGCAGTTGCGACAGCACTTGATTGTACCACGGCGCTGATTGAACAGCGCGGCTTCCCAAAAGACGGCAAGCAAGGGCGCGGGGGCGCGCCTACCTTGGAAGTCCTCGAGATTGAACAGCGCGGCTTCCCACGAGACGGCAAGCGCTTCGTGGGGCTTCGCGGCCCAATTGAATATGCGTTGCTTGGCGTCGCCTCCGAGCCAAACCGCTCCGAAGCAGGCATTGCGTTGCTCGATGCGGTTGTCCGCGCGCTGGATCGCATTGACCGCAACCGGAGTTTCCGCGAGGCCAAGGTTCGCTGGGAACCGCTGCCACTTGAGTGGCTGCCTTCGTTGTTCGCTAACGAACAGCCCGGCGTCGAGGCACGGCTCGCTCTGTCACTTGTATCGGCATTCCCCCCTACTCTACCGTTCGCAGCCTTTCGCTTTGGCGTGCAGTGGACCCGCGAGCAGAATGGCAAGTATGAGTACGACTGGACGACCGAGCCGGAACAGTTCGAACATTCCAAGGTTGCTCCGGCCCATTGGGTGTGGGGGCCGGGAGAGCTTGCACGTGTTCTTGGGTCCGTACTATCGCGTCGGCTCCTCGAAGAAGCAGCGCGTGACGGGACAAACACCAAGCGTCCCCAAGGCCGTGCGCCGCTTCCGGCGACGACCTCTCAGATTCGACAGTGGCTTACCGGTGAGATCGACGAGTTGTTGTTCGCGACTTGGCTTTCGAGACTCGCGCTCTTCAATTGGAGGAGCATCCCAGAGGAAGTCCGCACGCGCATCCCAAAGGAGGGCAACAAGCCCCGTGCCGACGGCGAGCTGGCCTTGCTCGGACTCTTCCAACCGCTCATTGACTGGCGTTCGCTGATCGTCCGGGACCTTGCTCCAAACGACCTTCTGTCAAAGGAAACCGGCGCTCGCACGACGGAGGCTGCACGCGCTCTCGTTATGCTGATCCGTGCAGGTAACATTGATGCTGCGGTGCGGCTTGCAGGGAGTCGCTATGCAGTGGCAGGGGCACACCTCGCGTCATTCAACGTACCGTTCGCCACGCACGACCCTGACCGTCTTGCCGCAGCCCTGCTGTTCCCGCTTTCAACCTATGACCGAACGACCTTGTTTACCCGCTGGCTTCGACCTCGACGCCAGCCAAAGGGAGAAGCACATGTCTGA
- a CDS encoding class I SAM-dependent rRNA methyltransferase translates to MPNSTRSLQPQSTGSLPTLKLHANREKSVRNRHPWIFSGAIAHWPQNLEDGGLAAVSAANGERLGYAYVNRRCSIAARMIAFGETAPYTALRDHLTRAVAFRREHFNPDQTNAVRLVNGEGDMLPGLIVDQYADVLVMQVSTLGMERLKPFVLETLVELTQPRAVYEKSDVAARYEEGLTDFAGLLYGRDFGPLVVTEQGLRFHVDIKHGQKTGLFLDQREMRALVQSLAAGRQVLNGFAYTGGFSLYAHRGRARRVVSVDSSGGALRLAQGNHILNGFSVTDDDFVEADMFAYLRQLDAAAFDFIILDPPALARKREDVIRAGRAYKDLNRLAMAKVAPGGLVLTCSCSHFVDEKLFGQIVFQAACEAGRHVRILHRHRQALDHPVSVFHPEGSYLKSLLLSVD, encoded by the coding sequence ATGCCGAACTCCACCCGCTCACTCCAGCCCCAATCCACCGGCTCCCTTCCAACCCTCAAACTGCACGCCAACCGCGAAAAGTCGGTTCGCAACCGCCATCCCTGGATTTTCTCCGGGGCCATTGCCCACTGGCCCCAGAACCTTGAAGATGGCGGTCTCGCCGCCGTCAGCGCCGCCAACGGCGAACGGTTGGGCTATGCCTACGTCAACCGCCGCTGCTCCATTGCCGCGCGGATGATCGCTTTTGGCGAGACCGCCCCCTACACAGCCCTGCGAGACCACCTGACCCGCGCCGTCGCCTTCCGTCGGGAACATTTCAACCCGGACCAGACCAACGCCGTGCGGCTCGTCAACGGCGAAGGCGATATGCTGCCCGGCCTCATCGTGGATCAGTATGCCGATGTCCTCGTAATGCAAGTCTCGACGCTCGGCATGGAACGCCTCAAGCCCTTTGTGCTGGAAACGCTGGTCGAGCTGACACAGCCCCGGGCCGTCTATGAGAAATCGGATGTCGCGGCGCGCTACGAAGAAGGGCTGACCGACTTTGCCGGCCTGCTCTACGGGCGCGACTTCGGCCCCCTTGTCGTCACCGAACAGGGGCTGCGCTTCCACGTGGACATCAAACACGGGCAGAAAACCGGTCTCTTTCTCGATCAGCGCGAGATGCGCGCCCTGGTGCAAAGCCTCGCGGCGGGACGCCAGGTGCTCAACGGCTTTGCCTACACCGGCGGCTTTTCCCTGTATGCCCACCGGGGACGTGCCCGGCGGGTTGTGTCAGTGGACAGCTCCGGCGGCGCACTCAGGCTGGCGCAGGGCAACCATATCCTCAACGGCTTCTCTGTCACCGATGACGACTTCGTTGAGGCTGATATGTTTGCCTACCTGCGGCAGCTTGACGCGGCGGCCTTCGACTTCATCATCCTCGATCCGCCGGCTTTGGCGCGCAAACGGGAAGATGTGATACGCGCCGGACGCGCCTACAAAGACCTCAACCGGCTCGCCATGGCCAAAGTCGCGCCGGGCGGACTGGTCCTCACCTGCTCCTGCTCCCACTTCGTGGATGAAAAACTCTTCGGGCAGATTGTGTTTCAGGCCGCCTGCGAGGCCGGCCGCCACGTGCGCATCCTGCATCGCCACCGGCAGGCACTCGATCACCCGGTCAGCGTTTTTCATCCCGAAGGCAGTTATCTGAAAAGCCTGCTGCTCAGCGTGGATTGA
- a CDS encoding Bax inhibitor-1/YccA family protein produces MNDYRYNQLDRGVPPAYGFGGVLAADASVAARMAFIRKVYALFLGGIFCAMAGVAVSIVTGLYIAVVQYYWLALILLIGAVIGVGALRRVKGVNLVALFAFTFLEGVLISPLILFTLGRSPLTLLAAGALTVATFGGLMAYTFVTRKDFSFLGGFLFTGLIVILVASLIGIFVGSSIFSLAISSGAVLLFAGYVLYDTSNIMHNLPTDEYVAGALSLFLDFFGLFIHLLNILNILGGDE; encoded by the coding sequence ATGAACGACTACCGCTACAACCAACTGGATCGGGGGGTGCCGCCGGCTTACGGTTTCGGCGGCGTGCTGGCGGCGGATGCGTCGGTGGCCGCCCGCATGGCGTTTATTCGCAAGGTTTATGCCCTGTTTCTCGGCGGCATTTTCTGTGCCATGGCGGGGGTGGCCGTGAGCATTGTCACCGGCCTGTACATAGCCGTGGTGCAGTACTACTGGCTGGCGCTGATTTTGCTCATTGGCGCGGTCATTGGGGTTGGCGCGCTCCGCCGGGTCAAAGGCGTCAATCTGGTGGCGCTCTTTGCCTTCACGTTCCTTGAGGGGGTGCTCATTTCGCCGCTCATCCTGTTCACGCTGGGGAGAAGCCCGTTGACGCTGCTGGCGGCGGGGGCGTTGACGGTGGCCACCTTTGGGGGGCTGATGGCTTACACCTTTGTGACCCGCAAGGATTTCAGCTTCCTGGGTGGCTTCCTGTTCACGGGGCTGATTGTGATTCTGGTGGCTTCGCTCATCGGGATTTTCGTTGGTTCGAGCATCTTTTCACTGGCGATTTCTTCGGGGGCGGTGCTGCTGTTTGCGGGTTATGTGCTGTATGACACGTCAAACATCATGCACAACCTGCCCACGGATGAGTACGTCGCCGGTGCCCTGAGCCTGTTTCTGGATTTCTTCGGGTTGTTCATTCACCTGCTGAACATTCTGAACATCCTGGGTGGGGACGAATAG
- the cas3g gene encoding type I-G CRISPR-associated helicase/endonuclease Cas3g translates to MSNSREESFTKFFERATAGLTPATAGLTPATAGLTPYKWQTLIATEGLPDVLTVHTGLGKTEVVLAWAWRLLVDGQPEPRHLVYCLPMRSLVTQTVKRLKDYFDSLKQACPFFDVKVYQLMGGAIDDEWASQPDKPWVLVGTQDQLLSRALNRGYAMRRFDWPVHFGLLNNDCRWLIDEVQLMGPGLWTTSQLDWMRRKRFPSLKPCLTTWMSATIGTSFLSTTDRVADCLDKPSQEQDAFEKKLKAALDGDPALQWWREAKRPLAWWQPDTAEPKTGKGKKQSPAKSATPATVTPENIATFVMKNHVAGKLTLVICNTVELAQDVFRQLDVKHKVEHKVLLTSRFRGEDRSQHEQRLMEFDAKRKTGNLPPNDPGLICVSTQVIEAGIDISAHRLFTELAPWPSMLQRLGRLNRKGDDQGARGWVWETPEKGGNNERIGPYEAADIELAKMLVDAFAPLSEKAFSKAIEELNKTKKNEVTEALKPKLSPLPRALDVHGLFSTERDVHGGFTDVSAFVRGTDPDLDVMVFWRDWSGEHPPSGDDLDGPLLKPAKEGCPVSFIRVQEFLKTSQGQAWLWNDETGCWEPISPESIRPGMLLMLKRDVGGYDETEGWTGNTSNVLANVPRAGRIATLGDDTRTEAGYWSKLTDHLEDAKREAEELCNAICLQGDLRKAVVEAAALHDLGKAHPQWQNRLPTRAVIPGKLLAKCPRVVAADVAGDASAVRSEFAKLRPEAYALPDEQCRRGREEVLRLRWAIDDKLREDELKSLRSVPGVRWAGHIPFRPGLRHEAASALAMWRKYRNSEPKPYPALAVYLAAAHHGKVRTVMRSTTEEGDDVFGIRSEPGSLVIECEHWLLDFSVTKDGAEGRWEGEEGKEEFVMTGPGWTGLVTDLLGPWRPEEKSDAGAVPQGEPMDLGPFALAYLEALVRIADWRASDPSRATGAVKPSEVRNGC, encoded by the coding sequence ATGAGTAACTCGCGTGAGGAGTCCTTCACTAAATTCTTCGAAAGGGCAACTGCTGGGCTCACTCCCGCAACTGCTGGGCTCACTCCCGCAACTGCTGGGCTCACTCCCTATAAATGGCAGACGCTGATTGCTACTGAAGGTCTGCCGGACGTGCTCACGGTTCACACGGGGCTTGGCAAGACGGAGGTTGTGCTTGCCTGGGCATGGCGCCTGCTCGTGGACGGGCAGCCTGAGCCGCGACACCTGGTGTACTGCCTTCCGATGCGTAGCCTCGTGACGCAAACCGTGAAGCGGCTGAAGGACTACTTCGACAGCCTCAAGCAGGCGTGTCCCTTTTTCGACGTCAAGGTTTATCAGCTTATGGGTGGTGCCATTGATGACGAATGGGCCAGCCAGCCTGACAAGCCTTGGGTGCTCGTCGGCACGCAGGACCAACTTCTGTCGCGCGCGCTGAATCGCGGTTACGCGATGAGACGCTTTGATTGGCCGGTTCACTTCGGGCTGCTCAACAACGACTGCCGGTGGCTCATCGACGAAGTCCAGCTCATGGGGCCAGGACTATGGACGACGTCGCAGCTCGACTGGATGCGCCGAAAGCGGTTCCCATCGTTGAAGCCGTGCCTGACGACGTGGATGAGCGCCACCATCGGCACATCGTTTTTGAGCACGACGGACCGAGTGGCTGATTGTCTCGACAAACCGTCGCAAGAGCAAGACGCATTCGAAAAAAAGCTCAAGGCCGCGCTCGATGGTGACCCCGCACTCCAGTGGTGGAGAGAAGCCAAGCGTCCTCTGGCCTGGTGGCAACCCGATACAGCGGAGCCGAAGACTGGCAAAGGCAAGAAGCAAAGCCCGGCGAAGTCAGCCACACCAGCGACCGTCACGCCCGAAAACATCGCCACCTTCGTGATGAAGAACCACGTCGCGGGCAAACTCACGCTTGTTATCTGCAACACGGTTGAGCTGGCCCAAGATGTGTTCCGCCAGCTCGACGTGAAACACAAGGTGGAACACAAGGTGCTTCTCACGTCGCGGTTTCGTGGCGAAGACCGCTCGCAACACGAGCAACGCCTCATGGAGTTCGATGCCAAGCGAAAGACTGGCAACCTACCACCTAACGATCCAGGTCTTATCTGCGTCAGTACCCAAGTGATCGAAGCGGGCATTGACATCTCAGCACATCGTCTCTTCACCGAGCTTGCGCCGTGGCCATCCATGCTCCAGCGACTGGGGCGTCTCAACCGCAAAGGAGACGACCAAGGAGCACGGGGCTGGGTCTGGGAGACGCCGGAGAAAGGCGGCAACAATGAGCGCATCGGGCCCTACGAAGCTGCTGACATTGAACTCGCCAAGATGCTTGTTGACGCTTTCGCCCCTCTCTCTGAAAAAGCGTTCTCGAAAGCCATCGAGGAGCTGAATAAAACCAAGAAGAACGAAGTCACCGAGGCCTTGAAGCCGAAGTTGAGCCCGCTTCCGCGAGCACTCGACGTTCACGGGCTTTTCTCCACCGAGCGAGATGTTCACGGTGGGTTCACCGACGTCAGCGCCTTCGTGCGCGGTACCGATCCAGATCTCGATGTGATGGTGTTCTGGCGCGACTGGTCGGGTGAGCATCCGCCCAGCGGCGATGATCTCGACGGCCCGTTGCTGAAGCCGGCGAAGGAGGGCTGCCCGGTGTCCTTCATCCGCGTGCAGGAGTTCCTGAAGACCAGCCAAGGTCAGGCGTGGCTGTGGAACGACGAGACCGGTTGCTGGGAGCCCATAAGCCCTGAGAGCATCCGTCCGGGCATGCTCCTCATGCTGAAGCGCGACGTCGGCGGCTACGACGAGACCGAAGGGTGGACGGGCAACACGTCGAACGTACTCGCTAACGTGCCGCGCGCCGGGCGCATCGCGACCTTGGGAGACGATACTCGGACCGAGGCTGGCTACTGGTCGAAGCTTACAGACCACCTTGAGGACGCAAAACGTGAAGCCGAGGAGCTGTGTAACGCCATCTGCCTGCAGGGCGACCTACGCAAGGCTGTTGTCGAAGCGGCGGCCCTGCATGACCTCGGCAAAGCCCATCCGCAGTGGCAGAACAGATTGCCCACCCGCGCTGTCATCCCTGGCAAGCTGCTCGCCAAGTGCCCGCGCGTTGTCGCCGCCGATGTAGCTGGTGACGCTTCTGCCGTTCGAAGCGAGTTTGCCAAACTTCGGCCGGAGGCATACGCACTACCGGATGAACAATGTCGGCGTGGCCGTGAAGAGGTTTTGCGCCTGCGGTGGGCGATTGACGACAAGCTCAGGGAGGATGAACTGAAGTCACTACGCAGTGTTCCCGGTGTTCGCTGGGCAGGCCACATTCCGTTTCGGCCCGGCCTTCGCCACGAAGCTGCTTCTGCGCTTGCAATGTGGCGGAAGTACCGGAACAGCGAGCCAAAACCGTATCCGGCGCTTGCGGTTTACCTCGCAGCCGCGCACCACGGAAAGGTGCGCACTGTGATGCGCTCGACGACCGAGGAAGGCGATGACGTCTTCGGCATACGGAGTGAGCCGGGCTCGCTTGTCATCGAATGTGAGCACTGGCTGCTGGATTTCTCGGTTACGAAAGACGGCGCCGAGGGACGCTGGGAAGGCGAGGAAGGAAAAGAGGAGTTTGTAATGACCGGGCCCGGCTGGACGGGACTGGTCACCGACCTGCTTGGTCCGTGGCGGCCTGAAGAGAAGAGCGATGCGGGCGCCGTGCCGCAGGGCGAGCCGATGGACCTTGGGCCCTTTGCCCTTGCCTATCTCGAAGCTCTCGTCCGTATCGCCGACTGGCGCGCGAGCGACCCTTCACGCGCAACGGGCGCAGTCAAACCAAGCGAGGTGCGCAATGGCTGCTGA